Within Peromyscus leucopus breed LL Stock chromosome 16_21, UCI_PerLeu_2.1, whole genome shotgun sequence, the genomic segment AAGCAGGCCAAATTTAGCTCCTAGATCCTAGTTTCCCAGCCTCTGTGTTAAGgtttttcattttacaatggAAAGTCAGAATAAATAACGGAAAGCCTTCGTTGATAGTATGAGGTGAAAAAGAACAGGGTCCTAAAACTCAATCCAGCCAGTGTCACTGTGGGCTCAATAATGGCTCAAGAAACAGCAGCACAAGATGCATGTAAGCCAAACCAGAATATCCTGTttatggaaggaaggagaagttGGCCTCGAAGCCAAAGCTGTTTATGGGGAGCATAACTCAGGAAGACGCACCCCAGAATAACAAGTCACTGAGGAACAGGTGATGGGAACATCACACAGAAGACCAGCTGCATTCTGGGTAGTTTGGACATAAGGCTGGGTATAAAAGCCACCCCAGGAAGAAGCTCCAGACATCTTCACCCTCCTCcagaccagccagcctccaccatgTGTCACACCAGCTGCTCCTCAGGCTGCCAGCCAGcctgctgtgtgtccagcccctgccagccagcctgctgtgtgtccagcccctgccagccagcctgctgtgtgtccagccccTGCCAGGCATcctgctgtgtgtccagcccctgccagccatcctgctgtgtgtccagcccctgccagccatcctgctgtgtgtccagctcctgccagccagcctgctgCAGGCCTGCCATATGCATTCCTGTGAGATGCCAGGTGAcctgctgtgtgcctgtgagCTGCAGGCCCACCGTGTGCATGGCTCCCTCCTGccagtcctctgtgtgtgtgcccgtgaGCTGCCGGCCAGTCTGTGTGAGCTCCTCCTGCCAGTCATCCGGGTGCTGCCAgccctcctgccccaccctggTCTGCAGACCTGTCACCTGCAGCACCCCCTCCTGCTGCTGATCAGTGTCTGCAAACCAGCTGCTGCCAGATGGGACACATCTGTTCTCTCCCAACACCTGTCATCTGCGAGGTAGATGGGAAGTGTGTCCAGCCTACCATGGAACTATGGAGAGAGGGTACAGAAGAATAATCCAGTTTCTCCCTGACTCAGCCCAACCCCCAGGGGTgtcctgactcctggtgtctagccctgtgagccaaataaagtGCTTTCCCGTACAGCTTGTGCTCTCTTTCATCCCCACATAGTTTttaggttctcactatgtagccttggctgtcctggaactcatactgctcaccaggctgaccttgaactcccaaagatctgcatgcctttgtctcccaagtgcctacatactttttataaaagatttacttttatgtatatgagtgttttgcctacatacatgtctgtgtacaGGAATGCattgcctatggaggccagaagagggttctgATGTAGGGTGAAAAGGGCCAAGGATAAAAAAAAGCCATGCCCCTGGCTAGACCCAAGACCTGGGCCAAGGAAAAAAACCCTGACTCTGACTTGGACGAGGACCAGAACCAcggcttgaaatcccaccaatccttgAGTTTGCCCCAGAGTCAGGCtgcagaatcccaccaatccctgagcatgaaatcccACCAGTCCCTGAGCTTGTGGGATTTTGTGGCCCAGAATCAGGCCACAAAAACTCACCAATCCtaagccaccctggaaagctccacacacacaacatccaccccaccccacccccacccccccacccccccgccaaaaaaaaaatctatataagctctgtaccctgttcagtttgctgctgtttctctcctgaggcagccaccctcctggactCTTCCTTCcgaataaatctcttgagtgagatTTGTTGTGCAGCATGACATTTTTGCCCAGCTGTAACAACTGCCAccagagcagagctgagctgagtAGAGTTGTAACACTTTCCCTGGGGAAACCCCTGgtggagcagagttgttacacttgCCTTGCAGAAACCACCCCCTGGATCAGGGCTGTAAGCTGTTATGCATgcttacagtgactttgtggtataTCCTTGCCACGATACCTTTccatctggagttacagagatggtaagccaccatatgagtgctgggaattgagcctggatCCCCAGAAAGAGCAACTAGTggtcttaactgttgagccatctctctagtaccTCCATGTGCTTTTGAAGTTCTTTCCTTGAAAATCCATAACTAACTGTATTGGGGACAGCAGCCACTCCTCAGAGAgcccttttctctgctgagctgAGGAGACACATCCTTGGTATGAGGAGTGAACTGAAGCAGTTTGTCCTGGGgcccacttcctgagacttgcattgggaaaaaaaaaaaagaagaaaatctagtCATCCTGTGGGTTGGGGTTCATGAACCCCAAACCTATGAACCACCTTGAAGTATTGTCACAGCAGACAGGGCAGAGCAGCGAACTCCTACCTCACATCAGCACCAAACACCCAGAGACTCTGTTGGccagcaagagcagaaagtgtgaGAAGGTGCAGAAGTATgaaacccagaggcagaggcacctGCCTCACCCTAATCCCAGTGAGCAAGTCAGCCTTCCGAGAAGACAGGGATCAGGAGCGGAGTTAGTGACCAGGCATCTGGTACAGGACACCTGAAAACTAGTGTGGGGCAACACCATTGagctccccagcacccaagccCAAACCACTAGGAGCCCATCACAGAAATCTGAATGTTTGGAACAAGGAAGGTAAACACTGAAACACTCGCACAGAGGCCCCGGTCAGATTCCCACCCACACAAGACGACTGACGAAAGCTTCTAAGAGAGatgagattctctgtgtagtttttgctGTTCAATCCAATCACAGAGAGTGaggcatgcaaaaaaaaaaaaaaaaaagtaaggaacaCTCAATCCCAATCCATCATCAAAAAGCAgagcaaaccaaaacaacaacaacaacaacaaaaaatcagacTCAAAAACGACACAGGTTAGGAGCTGGGACACACTAACTCTAAAATATCCCTCTTAAGTGTGTCAAAATATTACTTGTGTGTGAACAGATAAGGATTTAAAACTAAGACAGAGTCAAAtggatatatggatatata encodes:
- the LOC114696534 gene encoding keratin-associated protein 12-1, yielding MCHTSCSSGCQPACCVSSPCQPACCVSSPCQPACCVSSPCQASCCVSSPCQPSCCVSSPCQPSCCVSSSCQPACCRPAICIPVRCQVTCCVPVSCRPTVCMAPSCQSSVCVPVSCRPVCVSSSCQSSGCCQPSCPTLVCRPVTCSTPSCC